The following coding sequences lie in one Arachis ipaensis cultivar K30076 chromosome B05, Araip1.1, whole genome shotgun sequence genomic window:
- the LOC107643316 gene encoding glutamate--glyoxylate aminotransferase 2: MPPKPLDYESINENVKKSQYAVRGELYLRASELQKEGKKIIFTNVGNPHALGQKPLSFPRQVVALCQAPFLLDDPNVGLLFPADAIAKAKHYLSMTGGGLGAYSDSRGIPGVRKEVAEFIQRRDGYPSDPELIYLTDGASKGVMQILQTIIGGQGDGILVPVPQYPLYSATIALLGGSLVPYYLEETANWGLDINELRQSVNQARYKGITVKAMVIINPGNPTGQCLSEANLREVLQFCFEENLVLLGDEVYQQNIYQDERPFVSAKKVLMDIGPPLSKEVQLISFHTVSKGYWGECGQRGGYFEMTNIPPETVDQIYKVASISLSPNVPAQIFMGLMVNPPKPGDISYDQFVRESKGILESLRRRARIMTDGFNSCRNVVCNFTEGAMYSFPQIRLPPRAIEAAKQAGKVPDVFYCLKLLEATGISTVPGSGFGQKEGVFHLRTTILPAEEDMPAIMDSFKKFNDDFMEQYEDHRGYSRM, encoded by the exons ATGCCACCAAAGCCCTTAGACTATGAGTCTATAAATGAAAACGTGAAGAAGAGTCAATATGCTGTCAGAGGTGAATTATACCTTCGAGCTTCTGAGCTTCAGAAGGAGGGCAAAAAG ATTATATTCACCAATGTTGGCAACCCACATGCTTTGGGACAGAAACCACTGAGCTTCCCCCGCCAG GTGGTTGCTTTGTGCCAGGCACCATTCCTACTTGATGATCCTAATGTTGGTCTGTTATTCCCTGCTGATGCAATTGCAAAAGCCAAACATTATCTGTCAATGACTGGCGGTGGTTTAG GTGCTTACAGCGACTCCCGCGGCATTCCAGGAGTACGGAAGGAAGTGGCAGAGTTCATACAAAGGCGTGATGGTTACCCCAG TGATCCAGAGCTTATTTATCTCACTGATGGTGCTAGCAAGGGTGTGATGCAGATCTTACAAACTATAATTGGAGGTCAAGGGGATGGG ATTTTGGTTCCAGTCCCACAATACCCGCTCTACTCCGCAACAATTGCTCTCCTTGGTGGTTCTCTTGTTCCATACTACCTAGAAGAGACTGCAAACTGGGGTCTAGATATCAATGAACTTCGTCAGTCGGTTAACCAGGCTCGCTATAAAGGAATAACT GTTAAAGCAATGGTGATCATAAATCCTGGAAATCCTACTGGACAATGCCTTAGTGAAGCTAATCTAagagaggttttgcaattttgttttgaAGAAAATTTAGTCTTGCTTGGAGATGAGGTTTACCAGCAGAATATATATCAGGATGAACGACCCTTCGTTAGTGCCAAAAAG GTTCTGATGGACATAGGCCCTCCTTTAAGCAAGGAAGTCCAGCTTATTTCTTTTCACACTGTGTCTAAAGGATATTGGGGTGAATGTGGACAGCGTGGAGGATATTTCGAAATGACCAACATTCCTCCCGAG ACAGTTGATCAGATCTATAAAGTTGCATCGATATCACTCAGTCCTAATGTTCCAGCACAAATATTT ATGGGGCTTATGGTCAATCCACCTAAACCAGGAGATATTTCTTATGACCAATTTGTTAGGGAAAG CAAAGGAATACTCGAATCGTTGAGGAGAAGAGCAAGGATCATGACTGATGGATTCAACAGCTGCAGAAATGTTGTTTGTAATTTCACAGAAG GTGCAATGTATTCATTCCCTCAAATTCGGTTGCCGCCAAGAGCTATAGAGGCTGCTAAACAGGCTGGAAAGGTTCCAGATGTGTTCTACTGTCTAAAGCTTTTGGAAGCCACTGGCATATCCACTGTTCCTGGTTCAGGATTTGGACAGAAAGAAGG GGTCTTCCATTTGAGGACAACCATTTTACCTGCTGAGGAAGACATGCCTGCTATTATGGATAGTTTCAAGAAGTTCAATGATGATTTCATGGAGCAATATGAAGATCATAGAGGTTACTCACGGATGTAA